A genomic stretch from Scheffersomyces stipitis CBS 6054 chromosome 6, complete sequence includes:
- the MDM31 gene encoding Mitochondrial distribution and morphology protein 31, mitochondrial precursor (Hypothetical membrane protein similar to Mitochondrial distribution and morphology protein 31, mitochondrial precursor), producing MISFRLFGPNISKRLGPPLVARTSIVKPLKLFYPSATIIPRRFNPVHIYSIRNYTSKDNGIRSEKSNSLKKPSDGQKDSSQQPHNLQEELANLNRVTKEQLLARANNIFSRFKIRFRWLLKKSNRPFNTDDYSAIFSWLVMGNVLMFFLATTTFFSIIIFTANTVLAQEFVARKLGDFITRNSNLAVTFENAVVPGWSDGKISFRKCFVSKRPRLSNRFSKGSQAEAYAASISKYEEEEYDDGNYTQFDLTIEEVNISLSFSKWVNGTGIVDNMEMKGVRGVVDRTHVHWDPDDDATNYLNKYQPGDFEFEDFKMEDVLFTLMQPNGFRPFEVAIYNCELSRLRKHWLFYDFLNANIMSGAYDNSLFTIHKKQRLNDFSEDGETTPQSWKRVTRMRVDNLNIDHLNTGLEGPFGWISSGRVDMIGDVMVPQENEDLNMTELVSVIAESIKKEANRYKNPEVTKPPKHPDQHMRLTRNDINDISKYFVLDLTIRLHNVRASVPFQTPELTYINYALIRPIVAYINSKNTFIKIHNRIVKNIEDFSGSWTIYDSLLMDDISEEVYDNFVDYVADEEARYVRMKKVGFWSIQLIFQVIVFGLGALT from the coding sequence ATGATTCTGTTCCGACTATTCGGCCCGAACATTTCTAAACGGCTAGGTCCGCCGCTCGTTGCAAGAACTTCTATAGTGAAGCCCCTAAAATTGTTTTACCCTTCAGCCACCATCATACCCAGAAGATTCAACCCTGTACATATATACTCCATACGGAACTATACTTCCAAAGACAATGGTATAAGAAGCGAAAAATCCAattcgttgaagaagccatCTGATGGCCAAAAAGATTCCAGCCAACAGCCTCATAACTTGCAAGAGGAGCTAGCCAATTTGAACAGAGTAACGAAGGAACAATTGCTTGCTAGAGCTAACAATATTTTTTCTCGTTTCAAGATCAGATTCAGATGGTTACTCAAGAAATCCAACCGGCCCTTCAACACCGACGACTATTCTGCCATCTTTTCGTGGTTGGTGATGGGTAATGTGCTTATGTTCTTTCTTGCTACCACGacattcttctccatcatAATTTTCACAGCCAATACTGTTCTCGCTCAAGAGTTTGTAGCTCGTAAGCTTGGAGATTTTATTACCAGGAATTCCAATTTGGCTGTAACTTTCGAAAACGCAGTTGTTCCTGGATGGTCAGATGGAAAGATCAGTTTCAGAAAATGCTTCGTTAGTAAACGCCCACGATTATCAAACAGATTCAGTAAAGGATCACAAGCAGAAGCATATGCTGCTAGTATATCAAAATACGAAGAGGAGGAATACGATGATGGAAACTATACCCAGTTTGACCTTACAATAGAAGAAGTGAACATCTCGTTATCGTTCAGCAAATGGGTTAATGGCACAGGAATTGTAGACAACATGGAAATGAAAGGGGTTAGGGGTGTAGTTGATAGAACTCATGTGCATTGGGATCCTGATGATGATGCCACcaactacttgaacaagtatCAACCAGGAGATTTTGAGtttgaagacttcaaaATGGAAGACGTTTTATTCACGTTGATGCAACCCAATGGATTCCGACCATTTGAAGTAGCCATCTACAACTGTGAATTATCGCGCTTGAGAAAGCATTGGTTATTCTacgatttcttgaatgcCAATATTATGAGTGGAGCATATGACAATTCCCTATTCACGATACATAAGAAGCAAAGACTTAATGACTTTAGTGAAGATGGCGAGACGACTCCACAAAGCTGGAAGAGGGTGACGAGAATGAGAGTAGATAACTTGAATATCGACCATCTAAACACAGGCTTGGAGGGTCCTTTTGGCTGGATATCAAGTGGAAGAGTGGATATGATAGGAGATGTGATGGTTCCtcaagagaatgaagacttgaacatGACTGAACTTGTTTCTGTCATTGCTGAGTCCATCAAAAAGGAGGCAAACAGATATAAGAATCCAGAAGTAACCAAACCTCCAAAACATCCTGATCAGCACATGAGGTTGACCAGGAACGACATTAATGACattctgaaatatttcGTGCTAGACTTGACTATTCGCTTGCATAACGTAAGGGCAAGTGTTCCATTCCAGACTCCTGAGCTCACGTATATCAACTATGCCTTGATCAGACCTATTGTGGCATAcatcaactccaagaatACGTTTATCAAGATCCATAATCGCATTGTCAAGAACATCGAAGATTTCAGTGGATCGTGGACCATCTATGACTCGTTATTGATGGATGATATTTCGGAAGAGGTGTATGACAACTTTGTTGATTATGTCGCAGATGAAGAGGCCAGATATGtgagaatgaagaaggttGGTTTTTGGTCTATCCAGCTCATATTCCAAGTCATCGTCTTTGGCTTGGGAGCACTTACATGA
- the MST1 gene encoding mitochondrial threonyl tRNA synthetase (go_function tRNA ligase activity; ATP binding~go_process tRNA aminoacylation for protein translation; protein biosynthesis) has protein sequence RYYSTSHQEAESSTQNNQTISNKQLLYTTDPLTPGSIFFLPHGTRIFNKLVQFMKNQQTKYGFQEVITPLIYKSKLWETSGHWQNYKDDMFKVVGNDVSKEHDIHNEQYSHDKSEGLHEYGLKPMNCPGHCLIFSKFDRSYNELPIRLSDFSSLHRNEASGALSGLTRVRRFHQDDGHIFCEMGQINQEIHNTINLIKGTYKVFGIGEKDIEYFLSTRPEEKFMGDIETWNMAEEQLKNVLDTAAGQGNWQINEGGGAFYGPKIDVLLTDAFNKKHQVGTIQLDFQLPARFDLKYVAEDGTRDNQPIMVHRAVFGSLERFFAILLDHYQGKWPFWINPRQAVIVPVNASHVEAAEKLHKMLSGDIINSVNDISPITGYNFYVDVDRRAETVGSRIKDAVQKGYSYIIMIGDKDIKNGTVAIRTRDSRQIVNLKPEEIYEKFVELEKSFQ, from the coding sequence CGCTACTATTCAACTAGCCATCAAGAAGCAGAATCGTCTACCCAGAACAACCAAACGATTTCCAATAAACAGCTTCTCTACACAACAGACCCTCTTACTCCAGGTTCTATATTTTTCTTGCCTCATGGAACTAGaatattcaacaagttggttcAATTCATGAAAAACCAGCAAACGAAGTATGGGTTCCAGGAGGTCATCACACCTTTAATCTACAAGTCTAAACTATGGGAAACTTCGGGACATTGGCAGAACTACAAAGACGACATGTTCAAAGTAGTTGGAAATGACGTTTCTAAAGAACACGACATCCATAATGAACAGTATTCCCACGACAAGAGCGAAGGGTTACACGAATATGGACTTAAACCAATGAACTGTCCTGGCCATTGTCTTATATTCAGCAAGTTTGACAGGTCCTACAACGAATTGCCTATCAGGTTGTCTGACTTTTCGTCATTACACAGAAATGAAGCCAGCGGAGCTCTTTCAGGACTTACAAGAGTTCGCCGTTTCCACCAAGACGATGGTCATATCTTTTGTGAGATGGGACAAATCAACCAAGAGATCCACAACACCATTAATTTGATCAAGGGTACATACAAAGTTTTCGGAATAGGTGAAAAGGACATCGAATACTTCTTATCTACAAGGCCAGAGGAAAAGTTCATGGGTGATATAGAAACTTGGAACATGGCAGAGGAACAGCTTAAGAATGTGTTGGATACCGCTGCTGGCCAAGGAAACTGGCAGATTAACGAAGGGGGTGGAGCCTTCTATGGACCAAAAATTGATGTTTTGTTAACTGATgctttcaacaagaagcaTCAAGTTGGTACTATCCAATtagatttccaacttcCTGCCAGATTTGACCTCAAATATGTGGCTGAGGATGGGACTCGTGATAACCAACCAATCATGGTACACAGAGCTGTTTTTGGATCTTTGGAAAGATTCTTTGCTATTCTTTTAGATCATTATCAAGGAAAGTGGCCATTTTGGATTAATCCAAGACAAGCAGTGATTGTACCTGTAAATGCTAGCCATGTTGAAGCAGCGGAAAAGTTGCATAAGATGCTATCTGGCGACATCATCAACTCCGTCAATGACATCTCGCCTATTACAGGTTACAATTTCTATGTTGATGTAGACAGGAGAGCTGAGACTGTAGGCTCCAGAATCAAGGATGCTGTTCAAAAAGGCTACTCCTATATAATTATGATTGGCGATAAGGACATTAAAAACGGAACGGTAGCCATTAGAACGAGAGACAGCAGACAGATTGTGAACCTCAAGCCCGAAGAGATATACGAAAAATTCgtggaattggaaaagtctTTCCAGTAG
- the HOL12 gene encoding transport protein (Putative ion transporter similar to the major facilitator superfamily of transporters) has protein sequence MNLEAPILSNVQINDKANDDFIPGTKNIYTDAIGPEDEVTKKKVKTQGNIILIPQPCNSPNDPLNWSKYRKFVNFAILAVITGFTAATSNDAGAIQDSLNELYDISYDKMNIGAGVLFLGIGWGTFFITPLASLYGRKLSYFICIFLGLLGAVWFALSRRTADAIWSQLFVGISESCAEASVQLSLSELYFQHQLGSVLTVYILATSVGTFLGPLIAGFIVQYVGFRWVGWIAVFISIGLLFIIFFVLEETMFDRKIFSRGVINGVSPSSDKQVPEFDDIKKEHSKEFTTVDESNSSEDEDTDLINMGENDPPKSYWKNVQLITLAPNLQGTGFLQYLTQLRMLLKVFLYPPVIFSGLVWGMQDALLTFYLTVEDDEYYDPPYSYGNTGVALMNVPTLIGAIIGCFFAGPLSDKFSIWMAKRNNGIQEAEYRLWFLFAPAVIAPVGLILFAVGTDQVWDWPPTYVGLGFIGFGFGCSGDVSMSYLMDAYPDMVIEMMCGVSVINNMIGCIFTFACSPWLDAMGNTHTFIILAVIEAVIMFSAAPMIWYGKRIRNWTKDWYIEFCQLRDGM, from the coding sequence ATGAATCTCGAAGCTCCAATTTTGTCGAACGTTCAAATCAACGATAAAGCCAACGACGACTTTATTCCTGGTACAAAGAATATTTATACGGATGCCATAGGTCCGGAAGATGAGGTtaccaagaagaaagtgaaaacTCAGGGTAACATCATTTTGATTCCACAACCTTGTAACTCTCCCAATGATCCACTTAATTGGTCCAAGTATAGAAAGTTTGTGAACTTTGCTATTCTTGCCGTTATCACTGGTTTTACCGCCGCTACTTCTAACGATGCTGGTGCTATTCAAGATTCCCTTAACGAGTTGTACGATATATCGTATGACAAAATGAACATCGGTGCGGGGGTGCTTTTCTTGGGAATTGGTTGGGGTACTTTTTTCATAACCCCACTTGCATCTTTGTATGGTCGTAAATTGTCCTACTTCATCTGTATTTTCTTGGGTTTACTTGGTGCCGTTTGGTTTGCTCTTTCCAGGCGTACTGCCGATGCCATCTGGTCCCAATTATTTGTAGGTATTTCCGAAAGTTGTGCTGAGGCGCTGGTTCAGTTGAGTTTGAGTGAGTTATATTTCCAACATCAATTAGGTTCCGTCTTAACTGTATATATTTTGGCTACTTCCGTTGGTACTTTCTTGGGTCCTTTAATTGCTGGTtttattgttcaatatgTAGGTTTCAGATGGGTGGGTTGGATTGCAGtcttcatttccattgGTTTGCTCtttatcattttcttcgttctCGAAGAAACCATGTTCGACAGAAAGATATTCTCCAGAGGCGTTATAAATGGAGTTTCTCCATCTTCGGACAAGCAAGTGCCTGAATTCGACgatatcaagaaggaaCACTCTAAGGAATTTACTACCGTGGATGAATCCAACTCCTCTGAGGATGAAGACACTGATTTGATCAATATGGGCGAAAATGACCCACCAAAGTCCTACTGGAAAAACGTTCAGTTGATTACCTTAGCTCCAAACTTGCAAGGTACTGGTTTCTTACAATATTTAACCCAATTGAgaatgttgttgaaggtttTCTTGTATCCTCCAGTTATCTTCTCTGGATTAGTGTGGGGTATGCAAGATGCCCTTTTAACATTCTACTTGACAgttgaagacgacgaaTACTATGACCCTCCTTACAGCTACGGTAACACAGGTGTTGCCTTGATGAATGTTCCAACCTTAATTGGAGCCATTATTGGGTGTTTCTTTGCTGGTCCTCTAAGCGATAAGTTCTCCATCTGGATGGCAAAGAGAAATAACGGTATTCAAGAAGCTGAATACCGTCTTTGGTTCCTTTTTGCCCCTGCAGTAATTGCTCCAGTCGGTTTGATATTGTTTGCAGTGGGTACTGATCAAGTTTGGGACTGGCCACCTACTTACGTAGGCTTAGGATTTATTGGGTTCGGTTTCGGTTGTTCTGGAGATGTTTCCATGTCTTATCTTATGGATGCTTACCCAGATATGGTTATTGAAATGATGTGTGGTGTTTCTGTTATCAACAACATGATTGGTTGCATTTTTACTTTCGCTTGTTCACCTTGGTTGGATGCCATGGGAAACACACACACCTTCATTATTTTGGCAGTCATTGAAGCCGTTATTATGTTCAGTGCTGCGCCAATGATCTGGTATGGCAAGAGAATCAGAAACTGGACTAAGGATTGGTATATTGAATTCTGTCAATTGCGTGACGGTATGTAA
- the RPL13 gene encoding 60S ribosomal protein L13 (go_component intracellular; ribosome~go_function structural constituent of ribosome~go_process protein biosynthesis): MAISKNLPLLKNHFRKHWQERVKVHFDQAGKKASRRQARLSKAASIAPKPIDTLRPVVRAPTVRYNRKVRAGRGFTLAELKAVGLTAKYARTIGISVDHRRQNKAQETFDANVARLQEYKSKLVIFDKKTKAAEAAAYEQVSTGAVFPVVQPSVESAPRAVEVPEQTAFRTLRLARNDKKYKGIREKRAKDKAEAEADKKKK, encoded by the coding sequence ATGGCTATCTCCAAGAACTTAccattattgaagaacCACTTCAGAAAGCACTGGCAAGAACGTGTCAAAGTTCACTTTGACCAAGCCGGTAAGAAGGCCTCTAGAAGACAAGCCAGATTATCCAAGGCTGCTTCTATTGCCCCAAAGCCAATCGACACCTTAAGACCTGTCGTCAGAGCCCCAACTGTCAGATACAACAGAAAGGTCAGAGCCGGTAGAGGTTTCACCTTGGCCGAATTAAAGGCTGTTGGTTTGACTGCCAAGTACGCCAGAACCATCGGTATTTCCGTTGACCACAGAAGACAAAACAAGGCTCAAGAAACCTTCGATGCCAACGTTGCTAGATTACAAGAATACAAGTCTAAGTTAGTGATTTTCGACAAGAAGACCAAGGCCGCCGAAGCTGCTGCTTACGAACAAGTTTCTACCGGTGCCGTCTTCCCAGTTGTCCAACCATCTGTCGAATCTGCTCCAAGAGCCGTCGAAGTTCCAGAACAAACTGCCTTCAGAACCTTGAGATTGGCCAGAAACGACAAGAAGTACAAGGGTATCAGAGAAAAGCGTGCCAAGGACAAGgctgaagctgaagctgacaagaagaagaagtaa
- the RPA1 gene encoding 60S acidic ribosomal protein P1 (60S acidic ribosomal protein P1-A (CaRP1A)~go_component intracellular; ribosome~go_function structural constituent of ribosome~go_process translational elongation): protein MSVETALSYAALILADSELEITSEKLLALTTKANVEVEGIWADIYAKALESQDLKALFFNISAAPASGAAPVAAAAGAAAGGEEAAAEEKAEEAKEESDDDMGFGLFD, encoded by the coding sequence ATGTCTGTTGAAACTGCTTTGTCCTACGCTGCCTTGATCTTGGCTGACTCTGAGCTCGAAATCacttctgaaaagttgttggctTTGACCACCAAGGCTAAcgtcgaagttgaaggtATCTGGGCTGATATCTACGCTAAGGCTTTGGAAAGCCAAGACTTGAAGgccttgttcttcaacatctctGCTGCTCCAGCTTCTGGTGCTGCTCCAGTTGccgctgctgctggtgctgctgCCGGTGGTGAAGAAGCCgctgctgaagaaaaggctgaagaagccaagGAAGAATCCGATGATGACATGGGTTTCGGTTTGTTCGATTAA
- the RPS16 gene encoding 40S ribosomal protein S16 (go_component intracellular; ribosome~go_function structural constituent of ribosome~go_process protein biosynthesis), translating into MSTQSVQTFGKKKTATAVAHVKAGKGLIKINGAPITLVQPEILRFKVYEPLTLVGVEKFQNIDIRVKVTGGGHVSQVYAIRQAIAKGLIAYHQKYVDEASKNELKKIFASYDKTLLVADSRRMEPKKFGGRGARARFQKSYR; encoded by the exons ATGTCCACCCAATCTGTTCAA ACTTTtggtaagaagaagaccGCTACTGCCGTTGCCCACGTCAAGGCCGGTAAGGGTTTAATCAAAATCAACGGTGCCCCAATCACCTTGGTCCAACCAGAAATCTTAAGATTCAAAGTTTACGAACCATTGACCTTAGTCGGTGTTGAAAAGTTCCAAAATATTGATATCAGAGTCAAGGTCACCGGTGGTGGTCACGTTTCTCAAGTTTACGCCATCAGACAAGCTATTGCTAAGGGTTTGATTGCTTACCACCAAAAATACGTCGACGAAGCTTCCAAGAacgaattgaagaagatcttcgCTTCTTACGACAAGACCTTGTTGGTTGCTGACTCCAGAAGAATGGAACCAAAGAAGTTCGGTGGTCGTGGtgccagagccagattcCAAAAGTCTTACCGTTAG
- the CSD1 gene encoding cysteine desulfurase Selenocysteine lyase, which produces MTQTVPFGKKFKETYFTNINPQYTAVNHGSYGLFPDKIFHRYVEEMKKDLYNPDNYVKVQQPETYKKALQTLGEFFHCDYRNLALVDNATTGVNTILRSFPLDKGDKIVYPSTIYGACGLTIKFMVNRYGIEAVPIELVYPLEETEILSKFEKVFKEQKPKIALFDVVISMPGVKFPYEEMTELCRKYGVLSLIDGAHCAGLNPIDLGKLRPDFFVTNLHKWLFVPRVCASLYIDKKHHRSVHTLPVSHSYLDDNSKVSAEDEENWLVDRFTFIGTKNFASIAVIGDCIRFRQEECGGEQAVYDYCHSLAIKAGDAVSKIWGGPVLQNKAKTLVSTMVTVELPLEQFGLSITDFTGNYVETIEYVFGREFQEYNTYVPVIVHNKKMYGRFSAQVYTELSDFEVAARKVVEVFNTLADDPKFRKLSGKSKL; this is translated from the coding sequence ATGACACAGACTGTGCCTTTTGGcaagaaattcaaagaAACCTACTTCACTAACATCAATCCACAGTACACTGCAGTGAACCATGGTTCGTACGGATTGTTCCCTGACAAGATCTTCCACAGATATGTGgaggaaatgaaaaaagATTTGTACAATCCTGACAATTACGTGAAGGTGCAACAACCCGAAACGTACAAGAAGGCACTTCAGACGCTTGGAGAGTTTTTTCATTGTGACTACCGCAATCTTGCTCTTGTTGACAATGCTACCACTGGGGTAAACACTATTTTGAGAAGTTTCCCCTTGGATAAGGGTGACAAAATCGTCTATCCCAGTACCATATATGGTGCTTGTGGCCTAACCATCAAATTCATGGTCAATCGGTATGGCATTGAAGCTGTTCCTATTGAGTTGGTCTACCCATtggaagaaacagagaTTTTGtccaagtttgaaaagGTGTTCAAAGAACAGAAGCCCAAGATCGCTCTCTTCGATGTGGTTATCTCTATGCCAGGGGTCAAGTTCCCCTACGAGGAAATGACCGAATTATGTCGCAAATATGGAGTCTTGTCCTTGATTGACGGCGCTCATTGTGCTGGGTTGAATCCTATTGACTTGGGTAAGTTGAGGCCAGATTTCTTCGTCACCAACTTGCATAAGTGGCTCTTTGTTCCTCGTGTGTGTGCTTCTTTGTACATTGATAAAAAGCACCACCGTAGTGTTCATACTCTTCCTGTTAGCCACTCGTACTTGGATGACAATTCCAAGGTCAGTGCTGAGGATGAAGAGAACTGGTTGGTTGATAGGTTTACCTTTATTGGAACCAAGAACTTTGCTTCAATCGCTGTTATTGGTGACTGTATCAGGTtcagacaagaagaatgtgGAGGTGAACAAGCCGTCTATGACTATTGTCATTCTCTTGCTATTAAGGCTGGTGATGCCGTAAGCAAAATATGGGGAGGTCCTGTCTTGCAAAATAAAGCAAAGACATTGGTCAGCACGATGGTTACTGTAGAACTACCACTCGAGCAGTTTGGTTTGCTGATCACTGATTTTACTGGCAATTATGTTGAAACCATTGAATACGTTTTTGGAAGAGAGTTTCAAGAGTATAACACGTATGTGCCAGTTATTGTCcacaacaagaagatgtaCGGGCGCTTCTCGGCACAGGTATATACGGAACTCTCCGATTTCGAAGTTGCTGCCAGAAAGGTTGTCGAAGTATTTAACACATTAGCTGATGATCCGAAGTTTAGAAAGTTGTCGGGGAAGTCGAAGTTATAG
- the EXG2 gene encoding Glucan 1,3-beta-glucosidase precursor (Exo-1,3-beta-glucanase) (go_function hydrolase activity, hydrolyzing O-glycosyl compounds~go_process carbohydrate metabolism), with product MVQLTSIVSSILVLSQSLLVASASINNPLLDNNNNLKKLTKKGASWDYQNDVIRGVNLGGWFVLEPYITPSLFEQWENWGDDSQVPVDEYHYTQKLGKLVAGQRLDTHWKTWYTEQDFSDIAAAGLNFVRIPIGYWAFQLLDNDPYVQGQVEYLDQALGWANKYGLKVWIDLHGAPGSQNGFDNSGLRDTVQYQQPNNVQVTLNVLEQIFEKYGNGEYSNYVIGIELLNEPLGPVSDMNNLKNFLTQGYNNLRQTGSVTPVIIHDAFQAPGYWDNFLTVENGDYWSVVIDHHHYQVFSYGELARDIDQHISVACNWAWDSKKEYHWNVAGEWSAALTDCAKWLNGVGRGARYAGQYDNSAYIGDCTPYLDLGTWTQDYKTNVRKYIEAQLDGFEQTGGWVFWNWKTENAVEWDFKRLTAAQLFPSPLTDRQFPNQCGF from the coding sequence ATGGTACAACTTACATCCATTGTCTCCTCCATTTTGGTGTTGTCACAATCTTTACTTGTGGCATCCGCCTCCATCAACAACCCGCTCTTGGATAACAataacaacttgaagaagttgacgaagaaggGTGCCTCCTGGGACTACCAAAATGATGTCATCAGAGGGGTGAATTTGGGAGGCTGGTTCGTGCTTGAACCCTACATCACACCATCTTTGTTTGAACAGTGGGAAAACTGGGGCGACGACTCTCAGGTCCCTGTAGATGAATACCACTACACTCAAAAGTTGGGCAAATTGGTCGCTGGCCAGAGATTAGATACGCACTGGAAGACATGGTACACCGAGCAGGATTTCTCAGACATAGCTGCTGCAGGCTTAAACTTTGTCCGTATCCCAATCGGCTACTGGGCTTTCCAATTGTTGGATAACGATCCCTATGTTCAGGGCCAAGTTGAATACTTGGACCAGGCACTTGGATGGGCCAACAAGTATGGCTTGAAGGTGTGGATTGACTTGCACGGTGCTCCAGGCTCTCAAAATGGTTTTGACAACTCTGGTTTGAGAGATACTGTCCAGTACCAACAACCTAACAATGTCCAGGTTACATTGAATGTGTTGGAGCAgatctttgaaaaatacgGTAACGGCGAGTATTCCAACTATGTTATTGGTATcgaattgttgaacgaaCCTTTGGGCCCTGTCTCGGAcatgaacaacttgaagaacttcttgaccCAAGGCTACAACAACTTAAGACAAACTGGCTCCGTAACTCCCGTGATCATCCATGATGCTTTCCAGGCTCCAGGTTACTGggacaacttcttgaccGTTGAAAACGGTGACTACTGGAGCGTCGTTATTGACCATCATCACTATCAAGTGTTCTCCTACGGCGAATTAGCCCGTGATATCGACCAACACATCTCTGTTGCATGTAACTGGGCTTGGgattccaagaaggaataCCACTGGAACGTTGCTGGTGAATGGTCTGCTGCCTTGACTGACTGTGCCAAGTGGCTTAACGGTGTTGGTCGTGGTGCTCGTTACGCTGGTCAATACGACAACTCTGCTTACATTGGTGATTGTACTCCATACCTTGACTTGGGAACCTGGACTCAAGATTACAAAACTAACGTGCGTAAGTACATTGAAGCCCAATTGGATGGTTTTGAACAGACAGGTGGTTGGGTCTTCTGGAACTGGAAGACTGAAAACGCTGTTGAATGGGATTTCAAGAGATTGACAGCTGCTCAACTCTTCCCACTGCCACTCACCGACAGACAATTCCCTAACCAATGTGGTTTCTAA
- the CDC73 gene encoding accessory factor associated with RNA polymerase II, with protein MSSVVSASILHRATTHKEPIKFFKIEGSDSQSTESIKDATHVQFGNNEENIYDLNSITNFYNEDKPQNLRAVIFCWLHDKSSIVDYKNECSELGIADFKFLVKTELTTWLNGNSDSCTFVKDEKVGEVAVDSSSKSKLITPSTATDATTTDKKHKLEDPQIERISQFERDSIDHNAALRGSKNVEFGQLVSDAKRLIQQLKRSKPNGAAASRDSGPKKKPLIIVSPASTALLSLSNVKQFLEEGKFTEPNPTNRPSGGLVTINHPSERLIPVAHQIMVVDNVDMFTKPEYWDNVVAIFTTGQSWQFAKYKYSQPETLFQRYAGFFLSYSGDPTPPQIKDWNVSEIKVDRGDKRFRDKMIVKDFWAEIEKILLAKGYGKQ; from the coding sequence ATGAGTTCTGTAGTTTCTGCCAGTATATTGCATCGTGCTACAACGCATAAGGAGCCAatcaagtttttcaagataGAGGGATCTGATTCTCAATCTACTGAATCCATCAAAGATGCTACTCATGTCCAATTTGGTAATAACGAAGAAAACATCTACGACTTGAATTCCATCACCAACTTTTACAATGAAGACAAGCCACAAAACTTGCGTGCTGTCATATTCTGTTGGCTACACGACAAATCGTCCATTGTCGACTATAAGAACGAATGTTCTGAACTAGGTATAGctgacttcaagttcttggtcaaAACCGAGTTGACCACCTGGTTGAACGGAAATTCGGATTCATGTACATTTGTCAAAGACGAGAAGGTCGGCGAAGTTGCTGTGGATAGTAGTTCCAAGAGCAAATTGATTACGCCATCTACAGCCACCGACGCTACTACAACTGATAAGAAGCACAAGTTAGAAGATCCTCAGATAGAAAGAATCTCCCAATTTGAGAGAGATTCTATAGACCATAATGCCGCATTGAGAGGTTCTAAAAACGTTGAGTTTGGTCAACTAGTTTCTGATGCAAAGAGGTTGATACAACAATTGAAGCGCTCCAAACCAAACGGTGCCGCTGCTTCTAGAGATCTGGGACCGAAGAAAAAGCCCCTCATCATTGTATCTCCTGCCTCCACTGCATTATTGTCTTTGTCTAACGTTAAGCAAttccttgaagaaggtaaaTTCACAGAGCCAAACCCTACAAACAGACCATCGGGTGGTTTGGTGACTATAAATCACCCATCAGAAAGATTGATTCCTGTCGCCCACCAGATCATGGTCGTCGACAACGTAGATATGTTTACCAAACCCGAGTACTGGGACAACGTAGTTGCAATTTTCACAACCGGACAATCATGGCAGTttgccaaatacaaataCTCACAGCCAGAGACGTTGTTCCAAAGGTACgctggtttcttcttgagttACCTGGGAGACCCTACACCTCCACAGATTAAAGACTGGAACGTCTCTGAAATAAAAGTAGACAGAGGCGATAAAAGATTCAGAGATAAGATGATAGTGAAGGATTTCTGGGCTGAAATCGAAAAGATCCTCTTAGCCAAGGGCTACGGAAAGCAATAG